The proteins below come from a single Malus sylvestris chromosome 3, drMalSylv7.2, whole genome shotgun sequence genomic window:
- the LOC126614980 gene encoding uridine kinase-like protein 3 isoform X2 → MNMGSNSVVDMIEASSGVHFSGFHMDGLEQRQKVELPTTSAHENMHKQPFVIGVAGGAASGKTTVCDMIIQQLHDQRVVLVNQDSFYHNLTEEELNCVHEYNFDHPDAFDTEKLLSSMDKLKHGQAVDIPNYDFRSYKNSVFPARRVNPSDVIILEGILAFHDPRVRELMNMKIFVDTDADVRLARRIRRDTVEKGRDIGQVLDQYSNFVKPAFDDFILPTKKYADIIIPRGGDNHIAVDLIVQHIRTKLGQHDLCKIYPNLYVIHSTFQIRGMHTLIRDSQTTKHDFIFYSDRLIRLVVEHGLGHLPFTEKQVITPTGSVYIGVDFCKRLCGVSIIRSGESMENALRACCKGIKIGKILIHREGDNGQQLIYEKLPNDISERHVLLLDPILGTGNSAAQAISLILEKGVPESNIIFLNLISAPQGVHMVCKRFPRIKIVTSEIESGLNEDFRVVPGMGEFGDRYFGTDDDDQVVGPSSV, encoded by the exons ATGAACATGGGCTCAAATTCAGTTGTGGATATGATAGAGGCCTCCTCAGGGGTTCATTTTTCTGGATTTCACATGGATGGCTTAGAGCAAAGACAGAAGGTGGAGCTACCGACAACATCAGCACATGAAAACATGCATAAACAGCCCTTTGTTATTG GTGTTGCTGGTGGGGCAGCTTCTGGTAAGACTACAGTTTGTGATATGATTATACAGCAGCTTCATGATCAGCGTGTTGTTCTTGTTAACCAG GATTCCTTTTATCATAATCTGACCGAGGAGGAACTTAACTGTGTACATGAATACAACTTTGACCATCCTG ATGCATTTGACACTGAGAAACTATTATCTtctatggacaagttgaagcatGGGCAAGCAGTAGATATTCCAAACTATGATTTCAGAAGTTACAAAAACAGCGTGTTTCCTGCTAGACGG GTAAATCCTTCAGATGTCATTATCTTGGAAGGCATTCTTGCTTTCCATGATCCTCGTGTCCGAGAGTTGATGAATATGAAGATTTTTGTTGATACAg ATGCTGATGTTCGGTTGGCTAGGAGGATAAGGCGTGATACGGTTGAGAAGGGAAGGGATATTGGTCAAGTTCTTGATCAG TACTCAAATTTTGTTAAGCCGGCTTTTGATGACTTTATTCTTCCAACAAAGAAGTATGCTGATATCATTATTCCTCGTGGCGGAGATAATCACATAGCTGTTGATTTGATTGTACAACATATTCGTACTAAGCTTGGTCAACATGACCTTTGTAAAATTTATCCCAATTTGTATGTCATACACTCAACCTTTCAG ATACGGGGTATGCATACCCTCATACGTGATTCTCAAACAACAAAgcatgattttattttctattcaGACCGGTTGATTCGTTTG GTTGTTGAACATGGCCTGGGACATCTACCATTTACCGAAAAGCAGGTGATCACTCCAACTG GTTCTGTGTATATTGGTGTGGATTTTTGTAAGAGGTTATGCGGTGTGTCTATCATCAGGAG TGGCGAGAGCATGGAGAATGCTTTGCGAGCATGTTGTAAAGGTATCAAGATTGGAAAGATTCTTATTCACAGAGAAGGAGACAATGGTCAGCAG CtaatttatgaaaaactaccCAACGACATTTCAGAGAGGCATGTATTACTGTTGGATCCTATCCTAGGCACAG GGAACTCGGCTGCTCAAGCTATTTCTCTAATTTTAGAGAAGGGCGTGCCAGAGTCCAACATTATATTTCTCAATCTCATATCT GCACCTCAAGGTGTGCACATGGTCTGCAAACGCTTCCCCAGAATAAAGATTGTGACCTCTGAGATTGAAAGTGGTCTGAACGAAGATTTTCGTGTTGTACCTGGCATGGGTGAGTTTGGGGACCGATATTTTGGAactgatgatgatgatcaaGTGGTAGGTCCTTCATCAGTGTAG
- the LOC126614980 gene encoding uridine kinase-like protein 3 isoform X1 has translation MNMGSNSVVDMIEASSGVHFSGFHMDGLEQRQKVELPTTSAHENMHKQPFVIGVAGGAASGKTTVCDMIIQQLHDQRVVLVNQDSFYHNLTEEELNCVHEYNFDHPDAFDTEKLLSSMDKLKHGQAVDIPNYDFRSYKNSVFPARRVNPSDVIILEGILAFHDPRVRELMNMKIFVDTVFSADADVRLARRIRRDTVEKGRDIGQVLDQYSNFVKPAFDDFILPTKKYADIIIPRGGDNHIAVDLIVQHIRTKLGQHDLCKIYPNLYVIHSTFQIRGMHTLIRDSQTTKHDFIFYSDRLIRLVVEHGLGHLPFTEKQVITPTGSVYIGVDFCKRLCGVSIIRSGESMENALRACCKGIKIGKILIHREGDNGQQLIYEKLPNDISERHVLLLDPILGTGNSAAQAISLILEKGVPESNIIFLNLISAPQGVHMVCKRFPRIKIVTSEIESGLNEDFRVVPGMGEFGDRYFGTDDDDQVVGPSSV, from the exons ATGAACATGGGCTCAAATTCAGTTGTGGATATGATAGAGGCCTCCTCAGGGGTTCATTTTTCTGGATTTCACATGGATGGCTTAGAGCAAAGACAGAAGGTGGAGCTACCGACAACATCAGCACATGAAAACATGCATAAACAGCCCTTTGTTATTG GTGTTGCTGGTGGGGCAGCTTCTGGTAAGACTACAGTTTGTGATATGATTATACAGCAGCTTCATGATCAGCGTGTTGTTCTTGTTAACCAG GATTCCTTTTATCATAATCTGACCGAGGAGGAACTTAACTGTGTACATGAATACAACTTTGACCATCCTG ATGCATTTGACACTGAGAAACTATTATCTtctatggacaagttgaagcatGGGCAAGCAGTAGATATTCCAAACTATGATTTCAGAAGTTACAAAAACAGCGTGTTTCCTGCTAGACGG GTAAATCCTTCAGATGTCATTATCTTGGAAGGCATTCTTGCTTTCCATGATCCTCGTGTCCGAGAGTTGATGAATATGAAGATTTTTGTTGATACAg TTTTCAGTGCAGATGCTGATGTTCGGTTGGCTAGGAGGATAAGGCGTGATACGGTTGAGAAGGGAAGGGATATTGGTCAAGTTCTTGATCAG TACTCAAATTTTGTTAAGCCGGCTTTTGATGACTTTATTCTTCCAACAAAGAAGTATGCTGATATCATTATTCCTCGTGGCGGAGATAATCACATAGCTGTTGATTTGATTGTACAACATATTCGTACTAAGCTTGGTCAACATGACCTTTGTAAAATTTATCCCAATTTGTATGTCATACACTCAACCTTTCAG ATACGGGGTATGCATACCCTCATACGTGATTCTCAAACAACAAAgcatgattttattttctattcaGACCGGTTGATTCGTTTG GTTGTTGAACATGGCCTGGGACATCTACCATTTACCGAAAAGCAGGTGATCACTCCAACTG GTTCTGTGTATATTGGTGTGGATTTTTGTAAGAGGTTATGCGGTGTGTCTATCATCAGGAG TGGCGAGAGCATGGAGAATGCTTTGCGAGCATGTTGTAAAGGTATCAAGATTGGAAAGATTCTTATTCACAGAGAAGGAGACAATGGTCAGCAG CtaatttatgaaaaactaccCAACGACATTTCAGAGAGGCATGTATTACTGTTGGATCCTATCCTAGGCACAG GGAACTCGGCTGCTCAAGCTATTTCTCTAATTTTAGAGAAGGGCGTGCCAGAGTCCAACATTATATTTCTCAATCTCATATCT GCACCTCAAGGTGTGCACATGGTCTGCAAACGCTTCCCCAGAATAAAGATTGTGACCTCTGAGATTGAAAGTGGTCTGAACGAAGATTTTCGTGTTGTACCTGGCATGGGTGAGTTTGGGGACCGATATTTTGGAactgatgatgatgatcaaGTGGTAGGTCCTTCATCAGTGTAG
- the LOC126615000 gene encoding heavy metal-associated isoprenylated plant protein 47-like, which translates to MMQQKIIVKVEMHCDKCRTKALKIAAAAYGVSKVSIEGTDKDHLEVRGDGVDSVRLTGLLRKKVGFATIVQIEQVKGGNADDGEKPTHTIEWTPLASYYCTPQCPPMYCEVVREYSEPTCSIM; encoded by the exons ATGATGCAGCAAAAGATAATAGTGAAGGTGGAAATGCACtgtgacaaatgcagaaccaagGCCTTGAAGATTGCAGCAGCTGCATACG GTGTGAGCAAAGTGTCAATAGAAGGAACAGACAAAGATCATCTGGAGGTGAGAGGTGATGGAGTTGACTCCGTTCGCTTGACTGGGTTGTTAAGGAAGAAGGTTGGCTTCGCCACCATAGTCCAAATTGAACAAGTGAAAGGAGGTAATGCAGATGATGGTGAAAAACCAACTCATACTATTGAATGGACGCCATTAGCAAGCTATTATTGTACTCCGCAATGCCCTCCAATGTACTGTGAAGTGGTTCGTGAATATTCAGAACCAACTTGCTCTATTATGTAA
- the LOC126614985 gene encoding fructose-bisphosphate aldolase, cytoplasmic isozyme 1 — MSAFVGKYAEELIKNAKYIATPGKGILAADESTGTIGKRLSSINVENIESNRQALRELLFTSPNALPYLSGVILFEETLYQKSSDGKPFVEILQENNVIPGIKVDKGTVELAGTNGETTTQGFDSLGARCAQYYKAGARFAKWRAVLKIGLTEPSELSIQQNAQGLARYAIICQENGLVPIVEPEILTDGDHDIKKCAAATEKVLAAVYKALNEQHVLLEGTLLKPNMVTPGSDSPKVTPEVIAEYTVTALRRTVPAAVPGIVFLSGGQSEEQATLNLDAMNRLDVLKPWTLSFSFGRALQASTLKTWGGKKENVAKAQETFLTRCKANSDATLGKYSGGSAGGLASESLFVKGYKY; from the exons ATGTCAGCCTTTGTTGGCAAGTATGCTG AGGAGCTTATAAAGAATGCCAAGTACATTGCCACCCCAGGCAAGGGCATATTGGCAGCAGATGAGAGCACAGGCACCATCGGCAAGCGTCTATCCAGCATCAATGTCGAGAACATCGAGTCCAACCGCCAAGCTCTCCGAGAACTTCTTTTCACTTCTCCCAACGCCCTCCCTTACCTTTCAGGTGTCATCCTTTTCGAGGAGACCTTGTACCAGAAGAGCTCTGATGGCAAACCCTTCGTCGAAATCCTCCAGGAAAACAATGTCATTCCAG GGATCAAGGTTGACAAGGGCACCGTTGAGTTAGCTGGAACAAATGGAGAAACAACAACCCAAGGCTTTGACTCTCTGGGAGCCAGGTGCGCACAGTACTACAAGGCAGGCGCGCGCTTTGCCAAGTGGCGTGCCGTGCTCAAGATAGGCCTCACCGAGCCCTCGGAACTGTCCATCCAGCAGAATGCGCAGGGCTTGGCTCGCTATGCGATCATCTGCCAGGAGAACGGACTGGTACCAATCGTTGAGCCTGAAATTTTGACTGATGGAGATCACGACATTAAGAAATGTGCAGCTGCTACTGAAAAGGTTCTTGCAGCAGTTTACAAGGCACTCAACGAGCAACATGTTCTTCTTGAAGGCACACTCCTTAAGCCCAACATGGTTACTCCAGGCTCAGACAGCCCAaag GTTACGCCAGAGGTGATTGCTGAGTACACAGTGACTGCACTGCGCCGGACAGTCCCAGCAGCTGTGCCTGGGATTGTGTTTCTGTCCGGTGGACAAAGTGAGGAACAGGCAACACTCAACTTGGATGCAATGAACAGGTTGGATGTGTTGAAGCCATGGACTCTTTCATTCTCGTTCGGGCGAGCTTTGCAAGCAAGCACACTCAAGACTTGGGGTGGGAAGAAGGAGAATGTTGCAAAAGCTCAGGAGACGTTCTTGACAAGGTGCAAGGCAAACTCAGATGCCACACTTGGAAAGTACTCTGGAGGAAGTGCTGGTGGATTGGCTTCTGAGAGTTTGTTTGTCAAGGGATACAAGTACTAG
- the LOC126614991 gene encoding uncharacterized protein At1g08160, which translates to MLALPPPPPSPIPPSPLPQPPPQRHTRRPPRSPRQSTPISQIIISKFAANRGAPAPDEVNLVSSKPTKQTRLRQPQRTNPLIWCCAIACLIFSLILIFFGIATLILFLVVKPKTPSFDIPNASLNTIYFDSPEYFNGDFTFLANFSNPNRKIDIRFEYLDMELYFSDRLIATQSLAPFTQRPGEGRLGSVRLISSLVYLPVNHAVALRTQVQNNRVTYNMRGTFKVRASLGMIHFSYWLHSRCQLQMTGPPTGVLVARSCKSKR; encoded by the coding sequence ATGTTAGCCCTCCCACCTCCACCGCCGTCTCCAATTCCACCTTCGCCGCTACCTCAACCCCCGCCCCAACGGCATACCAGACGCCCGCCCCGGTCCCCAAGGCAAAGTACACCAATCTCCCAAATCATCATATCAAAGTTCGCTGCGAATCGAGGAGCCCCAGCACCTGATGAAGTAAATCTAGTCTCAAGTAAACCGACAAAGCAAACAAGACTGCGGCAACCTCAGCGGACAAATCCGCTCATATGGTGCTGTGCTATTGCGTGTCTCATATTTAGCCTTATTCTTATTTTCTTTGGAATTGCAACTTTGATACTCTTCCTAGTTGTCAAACCGAAAACCCCATCATTTGACATCCCCAATGCAAGCCTCAACACCATCTACTTCGACTCACCGGAATACTTCAACGGCGACTTCACTTTCCTCGCAAATTTCTCCAACCCTAATCGGAAAATCGATATAAGATTTGAGTATCTGGATATGGAGCTTTACTTTTCTGACAGGCTCATAGCAACTCAATCTCTTGCACCTTTCACACAGAGACCTGGAGAAGGAAGGTTGGGATCAGTTCGCTTAATATCGAGCTTGGTTTACCTGCCTGTCAATCACGCTGTGGCACTTCGGACACAGGTGCAGAACAATCGGGTCACCTATAATATGAGAGGAACATTTAAAGTGAGAGCCAGTCTAGGTATGATCCATTTTTCTTACTGGTTGCACAGCAGATGCCAGTTACAGATGACAGGTCCGCCAACCGGTGTTTTAGTTGCAAGAAGTTGCAAATCTAAAAGATGA
- the LOC126614984 gene encoding sufE-like protein 1, chloroplastic/mitochondrial — MSSSSSISSSFRLFTTKIPSSILKPKTPKPLSISFPKRPITFQGIPTISSASPPPPFASASSSTSLQPVEDLPPKLQEIVKLFQSVQLPKAKYEQLLFYGKNLKPLDDRYKTRQNKVEGCVSQVWVRAYLDSEKNVFFEADSDSVLTKGLAALLVSGLSGRPVDEVLRVSPDFAVLLGLQQSLTPSRNNGFLNMLRLMQRKAKELLVEEENGGESERFTAKIEDSVESLELGVDSEVGGGKNSNSGLTVDGGNEGEDIGLSSRENVKQLELVASETSENVADSGDLGSRGKRIQEKLMRELSPVELEVEDISYQHAGHAGVRGSGDGETHFNVRVVSKEFEGKSLVKRHRLIYGLLQEELQSGLHALSIVAKTPSEVSGG, encoded by the coding sequence ATGTCGTCGTCTTCTTCAATCTCATCGTCGTTTCGATTATTCACCACCAAAATCCCTAGCTCAATTCTCAAACCTAAAACCCCAAAACCTCTATCCATCTCTTTCCCCAAAAGACCCATCACTTTCCAAGGAATCCCCACTATATCCTCCGCCTCCCCTCCGCCGCCGTTCGCATCCGCATCGAGCTCCACGTCCCTGCAGCCCGTCGAGGACCTCCCTCCGAAGCTCCAGGAAATCGTCAAGCTCTTCCAGTCTGTACAGCTCCCGAAGGCCAAGTACGAGCAGCTCCTGTTCTACGGCAAGAATTTGAAGCCGTTGGATGATCGATACAAGACGAGGCAGAACAAAGTGGAGGGATGCGTCTCGCAGGTGTGGGTCAGGGCGTATCTTGACTCAGAGAAGAATGTGTTTTTCGAGGCTGATTCCGACTCGGTCCTTACCAAGGGACTCGCTGCTTTGCTAGTTAGCGGGTTATCGGGCCGCCCGGTGGATGAGGTTTTGCGGGTTTCGCCTGATTTCGCGGTGCTTCTGGGGCTGCAGCAGAGCCTGACTCCGTCGAGGAATAATGGGTTTTTGAATATGTTGAGGTTGATGCAAAGGAAGGCGAAGGAGTTGCTTGtggaggaagaaaatggagggGAGAGTGAGCGTTTCACGGCGAAAATTGAAGATAGTGTCGAAAGTTTGGAACTTGGAGTGGATTCTGAAGTGGGCGGGGGAAAGAATTCGAATTCGGGTTTGACAGTTGATGGTGGGAATGAGGGTGAGGATATTGGATTGAGTTCTAGAGAAAATGTTAAGCAATTGGAACTGGTAGCGAGTGAAACGAGCGAAAATGTGGCAGATTCAGGTGACTTGGGAAGCAGAGGGAAGAGAATTCAGGAGAAATTGATGCGAGAGTTAAGTCCTGTGGAATTGGAAGTGGAAGACATATCTTATCAACATGCCGGGCACGCTGGGGTTAGAGGAAGTGGTGATGGGGAGACGCATTTCAATGTGAGAGTTGTGTCTAAGGAGTTTGAAGGGAAGAGTTTGGTTAAGAGGCATAGGCTTATATATGGTTTGTTGCAAGAAGAATTGCAAAGTGGATTACATGCATTGTCGATTGTGGCAAAAACACCATCTGAAGTGAGTGGAGGGTGA